The Bacillus carboniphilus genome contains a region encoding:
- a CDS encoding SDR family NAD(P)-dependent oxidoreductase, which produces MLKSLENKIIVITGASSGIGQEMAYQVASLGAKPILLARSEEKLINIVEEIKRRTSVQASLYRIDVTNHKQVREVFQKIRKDEGFVDILVNNAGFGVFDFFLDASLSDLKGMLDVNVLGLMACTKEVLPFMIEQNRGHIINIASQAGKIATPKSSGYAASKHAVLGFTNSLRMELKETNIVVSSVNPGPIKTNFFKIADKSGDYVNNAEKYMLEASDVAKKITRLMIKPKRELNLPWWMNMGSVLFHLSPTLFELVSLKYLNKK; this is translated from the coding sequence ATGTTGAAAAGTTTAGAGAACAAAATCATCGTCATCACAGGAGCTTCTTCGGGTATTGGTCAAGAGATGGCTTATCAAGTCGCCAGTTTAGGGGCAAAACCAATTTTGTTAGCGAGATCAGAAGAGAAATTGATAAACATAGTGGAAGAAATAAAGCGAAGAACATCCGTACAAGCTTCTTTATACAGGATAGACGTGACCAATCATAAGCAGGTGAGGGAAGTATTTCAAAAGATTAGAAAAGATGAAGGGTTCGTCGATATTCTGGTCAACAATGCTGGATTTGGCGTTTTTGATTTTTTTCTTGATGCTAGTTTAAGCGATTTAAAAGGGATGTTAGATGTTAATGTTCTGGGGTTAATGGCGTGCACAAAAGAAGTATTACCGTTCATGATTGAGCAAAATAGGGGGCATATTATTAATATAGCTTCTCAAGCAGGGAAAATAGCCACCCCAAAATCATCTGGTTATGCAGCAAGCAAGCATGCTGTGTTAGGGTTTACGAATAGTCTGCGTATGGAACTGAAGGAAACAAATATTGTTGTTTCTTCTGTGAATCCAGGACCTATAAAAACCAATTTCTTTAAAATTGCTGATAAATCTGGTGACTATGTGAATAATGCTGAGAAATATATGCTTGAAGCTAGTGATGTTGCAAAGAAAATTACCCGATTAATGATTAAGCCTAAAAGAGAATTAAATCTGCCATGGTGGATGAATATGGGAAGTGTTTTGTTTCATTTAT